The sequence below is a genomic window from Henriciella marina DSM 19595.
GGCCGTCGATATTGAGCAGGGAGTAGTGTCCCTTGCGCTGCTTGTTGATTGGATAGGAGAGATTGCGCAGGCCCCAGTATTCGGTCTTGCCGACCTTGGCGCCCTGGCTTTCCAGCCATTGGCCGAGCTCTTCGATCTGGCTCTCGACCTGTGCAGGCGAGATGTCCGGACGTGAGATCAGCA
It includes:
- the rpsF gene encoding 30S ribosomal protein S6 translates to MALYEHVLISRPDISPAQVESQIEELGQWLESQGAKVGKTEYWGLRNLSYPINKQRKGHYSLLNIDGPAAAVHELERRHRISDDVIRYMTIKVDELEEEPSAMMGRKGRSDRKD